Proteins from one Rhinopithecus roxellana isolate Shanxi Qingling chromosome 18, ASM756505v1, whole genome shotgun sequence genomic window:
- the LOC104654009 gene encoding putative methyltransferase-like protein 21E pseudogene, producing the protein MKKASIYHQPSFHYLLDSEAQEETREDYDDKQVVTEIMARCFIPTSITTTSWESFRFIGHEIRITEAMDCYGAVVWPSALVLCYFLETNAKQYNMVDKNVIEIGAGTGLVSIVASLLGAHVTATDLPELLGNLQYNISRNTKMKSKHLPQVKELSWGVALDTNFPRSSNNFDYILAADVVYAHPFLEELLITFDHLCKETTIILWAMKFRLEKENKFIDRFKELFDLEEISSFPSLNIKLYKAVKKNQRSV; encoded by the exons atgaagaaagcATCAATATATCATCAACCATCATTTCATTACTTGTTGGATTCAGAAGCTCAAGAAG agaCCAGAGAAGACTATGATGACAAGCAGGTGGTCACAGAGATCATGGCAAGATGTTTTATTCCGACTTCGATAACAACTACTTCCTGGGAAAGTTTTCGTTTTATTGGTCATGAGATTCGAATTACTGAGGCCATGGATTGTTATGGTGCTGTTGTTTGGCCATCG GCCCTTGTTCTATGCTATTTCCTGGAAACAAATGCAAAGCAGTATAATATGGTTGACAAAAACGTGATTGAAATTGGAGCTGGAACAGGACTAGTCTCCATTGTGGCAAGTTTACTTG GTGCTCATGTGACGGCCACAGATTTACCCGAATTACTTGGAAACCTGCAATATAATATTTCCCGAAACAccaaaatgaaaagcaagcaTTTGCCTCAGGTTAAAGAACTCTCCTGGGGAGTAGCTTTAGATACAAACTTCCCCAGGTCTTCTAATAATTTTGACTATATTTTGGCAGCAGATGTGGTCTACGCTCATCCTTTCTTGGAAGAGCTCCTCATTACCTTTGACCATCTGTGCAAAGAAACCACCATCATCCTCTGGGCCATGAAATTCAGGttggagaaggaaaataaatttatagataGATTTAAGGAGTTGTTTGACCTGGAGGAAATTTCCAGTTTCCCTAGCCTGAATATTAAGTTGTATAAAGCTGTGAAGAAAAACCAGAGGAGTGTATGA